The DNA segment ATACCTCGTCCAGTGGTCCTTGTTTGTCTGGATCTACTAGTATAACCATAACAGATTCCTGTCCCCGAAATGCCAAACCGGGTGTAGAAAGTAATTGGTTGAGTGACATTTCGTCGGAAGTTGAGGTCAGTGGAATTCCAGTGGAAACCCAAACGGCGGACATAGTTATGACTCCAGCTGAAACTCAGACAGAAGACAGCCCAGAGATCCCAACACCAGTCAAGATCCCAACACCAGCCGAGATCCCAACACCAGGGATGTGGATACTACATACCCACACCCAGACATGGTGGACAGTCCATCCAGACGTATAGAAATGttactttttatattatgttgtaCTTTTAATTAGTTCTTATAACCATAGATATTTCCTTCATTAGTTTTTATAATGATAGATTTTTACGTTTTTCTTGTAGGTATAGAACGGTGTAAATAGCATTTTGTGGTGTCATGTCGTGTTTTGTACTTTTGTATTCAGTGGACTACATTCAAtgataaattttattaatttatcatttactaaatatttttattttaatttgtaagcTTTACAGCAGTTTATTTGATTAAACATTAATAAGAATTTGGTTCCGTGACATTATTATCTCAGGGACGAGATATAGTCATAGGAATGGGTAATGAAACAAACCCATGTTAATAACAATCTAAACAGcttatttgtattttgtgttgGTGCGGACGTAAAGTTTTATGGATACTAGATGGAACTGTATTTCGAAAACAAGGCTATATTTCTGTGAGAACTAATTTTGTTTACCAACATTCCTAAAATACATGTTGTTTTCAAGACGCAGTTTATTTCCAATGCGTAGTTAATTCTTACTGGTCAACAAGATTTCAATCCTGGTAGAGGTTATATAAAGACCAACAGTTCAGTGATTCAGGGAGGAGAACTACACTCTTCTCCCGACGTCAAACTGGATATAAGTGTGCAAATAGTTTATGTTTCGTTTTCCTAAACCATTTGTTCAACTGAGTCGTGGGACAACGTTGTTTTACGAGAAAGGTGTTTGATTTGTTTCTTGACGAAACAGTTTGTGTGACGAAGTGTCTGTTTAATGGAACCGTCAGCGATATCTTGAGGTGATTTCTTGAGTATTCGTTCAACGAAGCCGTTCAACGTAGTCGTCAAATCTCATTCGGTGAAGTCGTTCGTTTTCATGTGATGGACTCGGGGGGGAAACGATACCATTATATGACCTGTCCACTCATCTTCAAGAGATAAGATTTCCGTACAGTGGAATCGTCGGACAAGCGATACTGTTCTGCGAGCTGTCAACTCTAATAATAAACAGCTTGCCtttggaatatactgtgaacaTTGATACTTCTTTCCAAggactaaataaataacaaattataaacCTTCTCACCTGTTTGGTGATTGAACATTTCTTTTGGATTACCATTTGGTTTCTTCTTTCTACTTATAAATAAAAGATCGTATGTGTTCACATGACTTATTCTTTTACTTAGATTCAATATTAGTCTTTACTGTTTTCTTGATGTGATCTTAAGTTAACTTCATACCGGGTTAACAACACCTTAAATCTGAAGTGTGTATCTATTGTGATGAGGCCAACATTAATTTAATGAGCACACGCTACTTGTATTATTCAGAGTTTTTGGAAAGGGGAAGGCCCgttacaatatattattttcttaagtACAAAATTATTGCGAGGTGAAATCCAGcgctactacaaatattaggaagACCAGAAAAAACATCatgaaataaaaagtttaaGCTACTACAAAGATTAAGACAATAAGAAACACACTGGATAAGGAGATACTGAtagtctaaacaagaacatttatatAAAGAGTTATTTTAGCCATTAGAAAGGCCTTATTAatggttgtactataccaaataagaTCCCATAGGTGGCAATGcggttaaaaacactatatactatatatcaaccaaactatgatctataaatatcaggggcctaattcactaaactctcgcaactttgcaatctcgcagtgcaatgctaaaagacttgcaaagaggatactaagagagctttgtgaattaggccccagtacTACAACCTCTCCCTCAAAGAACTAATTGGAGAAAGTGGAACCTTTCATGACTCattttcaatattaatataactggatgtttttacaacactccTAGTTTTTGCAGAAAATATAGTATTTGGTTTTAAAGGTACCACATACATATTtcaagtacaaggctacttgacagtggcactagattaaataaaattgcatcCATTTACTGCcttgatgaaactaattttttgacaacaaatactatcacatttatcaccaatggcagaacttgtggtattaactgctctatcaaaagttaggtgcatTTTGACCCAGgcagatgttatttggtttagtactacctaatggaaatatcttacaaatggctgcaaacttgggacagtccctttaaatctaACCACTGCTCTACAGTGTAGTAACTTCTATCTTAAATGTACTTCATCCTTTCTCTTGATGACTGATTCTCTGAGAACTGACAGGGAAATCGCCCAGTACCTCTTCCAAAGCCTTTTTGGTGGATGGAAACCTTCGATTGGCTGATTTCATATTCAGCTGCAGCAGCACCTTGGTGACAACCTCTTGTGACCTTGACCTCATTATCTCGTCTGCATGCTGTGCACCATATTTTCTTAAGTAGGTTCTTGAAGGGCGGATCAGTTTATGATCCTGAAACCAACAGAAGTGTGTAAGTGAACACattgggctgaatttacaaaaaaagatttcacacatttatttgaGATACATTCAAGTCTTAAATGCAGACACCTGCATTTATCATAAATTTTGAATATGCATGGCTGTTTAGAAGTGATGTTTCATTGATTGAatataactgaaaattgatCACTTGAGCTCTACTGATATAGTTACTgattataaatttttttaactGATCTTAACGGAAAACATATAACATTACTGTTCTTATAATATAGAAAGGATTCAATGGAAAGAACATTTCTGtattgtcaaatattatattccATGGGAAAATCAAGTTCTGACACTGTAATTGTTTACTAGACTTCAtgtgtaacctttttttttctttcaatttatttctgtgcttatatccaattaaagttcaagcatgctgtcctgggaacacacctcactatctgtccaggacagtgagttagttgttagtggttagtaagagagaagagggtgtcatgtcttaaacctacccattgagtcgttaaaactcactctgggtgggagtcggtaccgggctgcaaacccagtacctaccagccgtatgtccatTGAGGCCGGTGTGTAACCattattcatgttttgttttttgtagtttAGAGTTATCTTACCTTGATTTGAGTTTTGATCAGCTGTTGAGTCGTTTCTTGGTGGTGTTCCCAGTCCTCGCCGTCTCGGATGACACACGTCTTGACATCATTTTCAATCACCTGCATAAAGTAACAAGATCTAAACTTGTAACAGCACACAGAAATAATATAGTCATTTTAGCTCCATTGTACAGCACCATATTTTTAACTGATGGGTGcaataatgaaaacattaagTTACAAATTGGTATATTtggttaaattaataaatctaaTACAATTTTTCATtggttttgtaaaaaaacaatatacctgtttcttttttcttcttttgttttgatataaaaaaaaagcgttctgagagtactgctaaagcccAAGAATTTTTGGTGCCTCCTAAATTCATGGGCAATAACTCTTTGAAAAGtcggtaaatcaccatgaaagttaaacttgatctgtaacagtacataataaaactatatactAAATTGCATCTtgatatcttcaggcattgcaaaacaaaagtccggaaaactaattttcatatctcttaaGCTCAAGTGATttaactccatcaaaaatggataaatgaaaatcaaacttcTAAAATAAAAGGTCCAGAATTTTTGTTtacacatctcctaagttcaagggccataactcatcTAGTCATCTCTTTTGAAAGACTCACCTGTTCCACTGGTGTTAAAAGTTTAGGAATATCTTCAGGCAGGTGAAACTTGGCACAAAGTCCGAGAGCCTCATATACTAGCTGTCGTACATACAGGTGTGTGCTCACAATAGCCTGCAATAATATTAACAAGACAGTACAtgccatagcctttgatgtactagtcatggCGTACGTACTGGAACAAGAATCCACTGAGGGTgatcgatcctacaacccatcGCTCCTCAGTTGAGCTCTCTACTAGTAAGCTACATCCTAGCACTTTCTGACAGAGAACAGCATATTTCATGACCAGTCTAATGCAATTAAACAACATGTAGAGTGGGCTTATTTCTcaagataaatataaaaatgtgaagaATTTCAATAATTACAACATTCAAATCTTGGATAAGAATATCATTAAATTCATAAAATGAGAATCTGggttaatatacaaatattgttgGAATTTAACAGTGTAGTGATATCAGCTGAGGTCCCTGTATATATGTTTAgttgttttgttaattatgtttgGACGAATTTTCCAGATTTCTATTTTTGCTGTCATCAAAgtcaaaataaaactgattttaacACTACTAAAGTCATTTGTGCATTTATATAATTACTTACAAGATGAGTGTTAAATGAAGCCTAAAGTGCACCTAAATCAtataattcaattcaattcaaggTATTGCACAATACCAAACGATCTGGTGTCcgcaacaaaaagaaaataagaattatataacatcaataacaataacaacaacaaataattaacaatatgaATATACAGGCCAGACGAAGACACAAAATGTGTATTCCTATTTATAGAGAGGGTTAGGGTTTGTTTCTCTAGCAAGATCTTAGGGTTTGTTTCTCTAGCGAGGTCTGAGGGTTTGTTTCTCTAGCGAAATCTTAGGGTTTGTTTCTCTAGTCAGGTCTTAGGGTTTGTTTCTCTAGCGAGATCTTAGGGTTTGTTTCTCTAGTCAGGTCTTAGGGTTTGTTTCTCTAGTCAGGTCTTAGGGTTTGTTTCTCTAGTCAGGTCTTTGGGTTTGTTTCTCTAGTCAGGTCTGAGGGTTTGTTTCTCTAGTCAGGTCTTAGGCTTTGTTTCTCTAGTCAGGTCTTAGGGTTTGTTTCTCTAGCGAGATCTTAGGGTTTGTTTCTCTAGTGAGATCTTAGGGTTTGTTTCTCTAGTCAGGTCTTAGGGTTTGTTTCTCTAGTCAGGTCTGAAGGTTTGTTTCTCTAGTGAGATCTTAGGGATTGTTTCTCTAGTCAGGTCTTAGGGTTTGTTTCTCTAGCGAGGTCTCAGGGTTTGTTTCTCTAGTCAGGTCTGAGGTTTGTTTCTCTAGTCAGGTCTGAGGGTTTGTTTCTCTAGTCAGGTCTGAGGGTTTGTTTCGCTAGTCATGTCTTAGGTTTGTTTCTCTAGTCAGGTCTTAGGGTTTGTTTCTCTAGTCAGGTCTTAGGGTTTGTTTCTCTAGTCAGGTCTGAGGTTTGTTTCTCTAGTCAGGTCTTAGGCTTTGTTTCTCTAGTCAGGTCTGAGGGTTTGTTTCTCTAGTCAGGTCTCAGAGTTTGTTTCTCTAGCGAGTTCTGAGGGTTTGTTTCTCTAGTGAGGTCTGAGGGTTTGTTTCTCTAGTGAGGTCTGAGGGTTTGTTTCTCTAGCGAGGTCTGAGGGTTTGTTTCTCTAGTCAGGTCTTAGGGTTTGTTTCTCTAGTCAGGTCTTAGGGTTTGTTTCTCTAGTCAGGTCTGAGGTTTGTTTCTCTAGTCAGGTCTTAGGGTTTGTTTCTCTAGCAAGATCTCAGGGTTTGTTTCTCTAGTGAGGTCTGAGGGTTTGTTTCTCTAGTGAGGTCTGAGGGTTTGTTTCTCTAGTGAGGTCTGAGGGTTTGTTTCTCTAGTCAGGTCTTAGGGTTTGTTTCTCTAGTCAGGTCTGAGGGTTTGTTTCTCTAGTCAGGTCTTAGGGTTTGTTTCTCTAGCGAGATCTTAGGGTTTGTTTCTCTAGTCAGGTCTGAGGGTTTGTTTCTCTAGTCAGGTCTGAGGGTTTGTTTCTCTAGTCAGGTCTTAGGGTTTGTTTCTCTAGCGAGGTCTGAGGGTTTGTTTCTCTAGTCAGGTCTGAGGGTTTGTTTCTCTAGTCAGGTCTGAGGGTTTGTTTCTCTAGTCAGGTCTTAGGGTTTGTTTCTCTAGTCAGGTCTGAGGGTTTGTTTCTCTAGTCAGGTCTTAGGGTTTGTTTCTCTAGTCAGGTCTGAGGGTTTGTTTCTCTAGTCAGGTCTTAGGGTTTGTTTCTCTAGCGAGATCTTAGGGTTTGTTTCTCTAGTCAGGTCTGAGGGTTTGTTTCTCTAGTCAGGTCTGAGGTTTGTTTCTCTAGTCAGGTCTGAGGGTTTGTTTCTCTAGTCAGGTCTCAGGGTTTGTTTCTCTAGCGAGGTCTTTTAGGGTTTGTTTCTCTAACGAAGTCTTAGGGTTTGTTTCTCTAGCGAGGTCTTAGTCTTACATTTGTATCCATAATCTTCTGAATGAACTCCAACACTTCTGGTGGTGACGTACTCTCAAGCTTTCTCTTGCCACCGCGGAATACTGCCATGTTTTCGAGGTAGAAATCACACTTGCTCCTGATGTAGTTCTTCATCAGCTTCGACTGGGTGGACGACTGCGGCTTCAGGCGTTTCAGCTGTTGTGTCGTCATCACGTGCTGAGCAAGGAAGTCCGATAAATCTTCCTTTAATGaagttatttaatgtttttaaaaaaatgaattacTTGTAACCTAGGGTCATAAATATGTTGGGCACTTAAAGTTTAgcaaaacttttgttttgtttaacaacatcactagagcacattgattgattaattaatcatcggctattagatgtcaaacatggtcattcttatatgtagtcagaggaaacccgctacatttttcctaatgtggcaagggatcttttatatacactttcccacagacaggaaagcacataccacagcctttgaccagttatggtgcactggttgcaacgacaaaaaacccaatcagttgaatggatccactgaggtggttcgatcctgcgacacaaacacctcaagcgagcactcaaccgactgagctaaatcctgccccttaaAGTTGAACAAGAAAGTCCAATGAATCTTCCAGTAAtgaattttgttaatgttttaaaaatgaattactTATAACCAAGAGTCAGAAAAACTGCTGTTTGAATGATGTGCAGAAGTGATGTTAAAAATTCAGTTCCCTATCAATCaaattataacataataaacTGAAACCCTTAAAACCAGGCCCTCAATgaactggaattctctcaaaactggactttttacttagTCCTGTtgggaggtttcactgtatattctcttgtattatttttaatgcctggggtgggacgtagtccagtgttTAGAGTGTTTGCCTCagataaaatatactaaaaggcaaaagttattgtgacacacaaaagacaaagataactgatgataagtttttactgccgtgtatgaaacgttataacatggaaagagaaatgtccaaaggtatggaaacgagcaatagtccatgaaaagggcgcacctgccatatgcaaatgagccacatcactagagggggtccaaaGTGAATTTCACAGTCAGTAgtgagtgtgtccaccttgagcactGATAAAGGCCTGGCATcatcgtctcattgaggccactaaacgctggagaaagttcctgggaatgccatttcagatctgaggaaggatcagCCGGAGTTCCTGCAGTGTTGTTGAAGGATTTGGATTACgtcgctacggggacggtccctgacctggttgttttgttgatatcgctgccatatggtgtttttgTGGACGTTCAATTGATCTCCGTCGTCAAACtacgaggtcccagattcaagcatccctatgactcgccatctgtcatttttaCTGAGGcatggcatgacgaaattgcatcaaacagttcactaatggtgtttttccgacttctggacttctgaaggctgcacagagtggcaatgatttgcaaCTGAACagctggccttttatggtgaacactggacaggatttcaaccaaatattccatgttttttgcacaaagcatgcaatcattgcaacaactgcttggttgcatttctttgagctgtttcatgcatattttttctggtttacatccataaatccattcacaaatttattactccaaacaatccatgtcacaataacttttgcctttgagtataggTAATAGGATCAACTGACCTCTGTGGACATGTCAGATTTTTCTCTTGACCAACGAGTGAACCATGGCTGGTGCATCGAAGACCATGGATAAAGGGGATCCCTTTATTCGTAGGTGTAGCATATGTGAATCAGGCAGTCAttaatttagctcagtcagtcactaatttattttgaaaattaaaaaacaaattgtaatattACTCTGAAAAAAAGAGGgatttaggtgggttttttaacttATTGAAACTGAAATGAGATGGGATGATTTTTACAGTAAactgaccccccacccccacctccaacTTTTTATTGTATgcaaagaaaaatatgtttaatgtttgtctTAGTGTAACTTCGTACCTGAGATTTGGCAAGTGTCTTCATGTTGCTCTTGGGTGGCACATCTGAGCCTTGTAAGTTTGTCCCTCGACTATTGTCATGCAGCGAGTCAACAATCTCCTGGTActgagaacaaaacaaaaacaacatgtacattattaGGTGGGTCACACACCATCCTTGTTAAAGTCGTAGACCCTAGTTCTatcccgtaaaaatggacactaagtttagttaatctataaatctgtaacacacataaaaaggaagaaggaagaaaggaaatattttatttaacgatgcactcaacacattttatttacagttatatggcgtcagacatatgttaaggaccacagaaatattgaaggaggaaacccactgtcgccacttcatgggctactcttttcaattggcagcaagggatcttttatatgcaccatcccatagacaggatatcacataccacggcctttgatgcagcagttgtgatgcactggctggagcgagaaatagcccaatgggcccaccgacagggattgatcccaaactgaccgtgcatcaagcgagtgctttaccactgggctacgtctcgtccttGGATAAAAAGAGTGAATCAacagtctgtgacgttaaaacaggaaaatatctttaaaaatagactagaattcaactccataacagttacttctcagacacacatgcgttttaaaaaatatggaatattgtggtattagaaacaccaggatgaccagaaacactttgggtgtacggaaatggataatgtaaacaataaaatctaagtagtGTTTGCTTTCAGTGATCATCAATGGctataacagtgaaaaatatgccttagtgtttaaaaactaaggtctgtcactttaaatttgaATCACAGTTCAATTTGTCACAAACTAATTTGAAAACGGAAATGTTTACTTAAttgaactttattttgatgcttttctttaaattttcaaatacaatatgacAAATAGCTAGCATTATTTTGTGACCAACTAAATTAGTACCTGCAATAGAACAAATCTCAAATGATTAAGATTATTAATCTAACATGACAATGTTAAAGCCATGTGAACATCACTTTGCCatgggtaaaaaaaacaaataaaaacaattcccTACTAATTCATTTACCTGAactactgatggaaagaaataagagaatAGGTGGTATTTGAGGCCAAATTTAATTCAGTACTTGAGTAGTGATGCctatataaaatatagaaaactgTAATGTATCATGAATATCAGTAAGGTGGGCATGACTGACAGTAACTCTGTTACATTTCCTGATACTGTGGATGAGTGTTTTGGTTAGTCAatagttaatataaaaatgtgtcttCCCGTATATCTTTCCACGAGTACGGTATATTTTTCAGATACGGTGAAAACACCTAAAAATTACTCTGGTTCCAACTCTAAGACCCAACCTCAAATTTGCCAAATCTTGCCTATTACAAAAGGTGTGATCTACTGGTTAGATGCGTGCTCAATTTGGTGTAGTCCCTCTTAAACAATTCccagtaactttattttaataactgaaacaaAAAGCTATAGCAATGATGTAAAAGTATGATTAATTTACTGTCAGTGAGTGTACAGAAATAAATTTCAATtcttaaacaaaatttcagaaTGGCTAAAACTAGGGGGCAACTATTGGAGACCAATCACAATGGCCCCCAATTGGCAAGGTTCCAGAAACAGCTATAATTCTATACTACAGCTACTGACCCTgatcgggctgcttgtgctcttCCTGCACTTGCCAAGCGTgggcggtcccctctcccacccaccctcaACCCCTTCCCTGTCCTGGGCGAAGGAGCTGgtgaaagtcgacacctgcacccatgacaggcgtgctaCAACAGCTTCCTCTGAATGTGtatgttaaaccctatgacctgacctgacctgacctgacctgacctgtattAATGCATAATGTTCTGCAATTAATGAGTTACCTCAGGAAGATGTTTGTTGATGTGAACCTCAACTTTGTAAAACACATGATGAACATTGTTCAACTTTGACAGGAAGTCATTCTCTTGAAGGTCGTCATCTCCTTTCTCCAGATTGGCTATCTGCTTGTCAATCATCTTCTCACGACACTCCCCACATGTTCTCAGGTACAGACTTATTTCAGGCTCCACCTCTGGGCACTGAAACAGTAGAAACTGTTTACAGACATTACCGAAAAAAAGTCTGCTTAGTGATCCTGTTAGGGCCTCCAcatgtccaaaatattggactcgagtacttgagggtcaaactTGACCCAGACCAAAGTACCCGACACTTGCACTACATGATAATGAGACTGCATCTACatgatgccaaatcatgccagtATTGcattacacattaaaataaacccTATAATGTAAGTGGTGGCAAGCATATAgcgtaaaaatataatttcagatGCATCCtttacgggtactcgagtccttaAATCACTGCTTCCTTGTACGTGGATGCCTTAAATCAATGCATGccttgtattgcattccacacattcttccttgtacgggtactcgattTGGTACTTTCCCTCCATGTCGAGTCCTTATCTTCCGTGTACGGGTACTCGACCCTATCAAGTGTAAGTGGTAAATCAAGCATACTGACAATCAAGTGCTCttccttgtacgggtactcgagtccttaaatcagagtgctcttccttgtacgggtactcgagtccttaaatcagagtgctcttccttgtacgggtactcgagtcctgttaATGGACTCTAGTCTTGCTGGACTTGACCCGTGTACGAGTACTCGAATACTCGTGAAGACCCTGgatcacatttaaaaaaaataaattcccccactaacattgtttttattattttttaattcttatgCACAATGAAGCATCATAAATGATTCTCTGCTACATGAAACTCAAATGGAAATTGaacaaaggaaaggaacattgtttaatgacatctcagcacatttaaatttacagctatttggtgtataacatttcgacacttggtcaaAAGAAATGAAACATGCTTCTgacaagacatcttttatatgcatttcatcatagacaggacagtacataccagttaAATTACATTTAGGACATCCTATACATGGCTGTAACAGTTTATGCCAAATAAAATGGGTCCCCTCTAATTTAGTTTTTAGGTGGaatccataaatggtttacaTAAACTTTAAAGTATCAGAGACCTGCAAAGTGTTAATAAGACTGAAATAATGACAATCGACGTACTCCCTTAATCTTGATGATGGCCAGTTTTGGTGACGTATGCGGCTCACCATCTTGGTTGTCGGGTAGAAAGACGAGGAGATCTTTGGAAGAACACGATTTACACACGGCAATGCCGCAGACCTTGCAGCAGACTTTTTTACGCAGGACTCCGAACTTACTGCGACACACTTGGCACGAGTCGGCCAGCTGTTCCTGctgttaaaagaaagaaatgttttatttaatgatgcactcaacacattttatttacggttatatgacacgtcagacatatgattaaggaccacacatatatgggctactctttttgattaacagcaagggatgttttatatgcaccatcccacagacaggatagcacataccatggcctttgatgtaccagtcgtggtgcactggctgaagtgagaaatagcccaatgcggttggtttgagatcgatccccattacgGTTGGCTGGTCCAGTGGGCtatatcttgttccagccagtgcatgaggactagtatatcaaaggccacagtatgcgctatcctgtctgtgggatggtgcatataaacaatcccttgctactaagggaaaaatgtagtgggtttcctctctaaaactatttcagaattaccaaatgtttgacatccaacagtcgatcattaataagtcaatgtgttctagtggtgtcgttaaacaaaacaaacaaactttattacaaacactaggatggCCAGAAACTGGATTTgctaaaatgtgtaaataatgtgtaatttagtaataaaaaagtaataatagtCACATACACTGCCGGATAGCGAATGACTGGAGTTGGTGTCTTTGAtggtttgaaatgtttaatcAACTAGTAAGATATATACGGTATTAGACTTCACTTCACATTTTTAGGTTTACAATTT comes from the Gigantopelta aegis isolate Gae_Host chromosome 14, Gae_host_genome, whole genome shotgun sequence genome and includes:
- the LOC121388595 gene encoding vacuolar segregation protein PEP7-like isoform X1, with the protein product MGTFDQQTGDPKSLATYFSRIDILTAPQTEQEEPIKDITKRHWKPQESRSGCLNTTCRKQFSLIERPHHCRRCGEIFCSNCVKFRRKLNKLANPDPDGKTYKVCQKCYDEGRVTEGCIRNLTEEFRWLRAAGKNRHAVIAAGQRSAHWRERLNLEKEFQRLVDGFQTITSESEMKRTLQEVRSMVSVPEWQKSSVWIQEQLADSCQVCRSKFGVLRKKVCCKVCGIAVCKSCSSKDLLVFLPDNQDGEPHTSPKLAIIKIKGCPEVEPEISLYLRTCGECREKMIDKQIANLEKGDDDLQENDFLSKLNNVHHVFYKVEVHINKHLPEYQEIVDSLHDNSRGTNLQGSDVPPKSNMKTLAKSQEDLSDFLAQHVMTTQQLKRLKPQSSTQSKLMKNYIRSKCDFYLENMAVFRGGKRKLESTSPPEVLEFIQKIMDTNAIVSTHLYVRQLVYEALGLCAKFHLPEDIPKLLTPVEQVIENDVKTCVIRDGEDWEHHQETTQQLIKTQIKDHKLIRPSRTYLRKYGAQHADEIMRSRSQEVVTKVLLQLNMKSANRRFPSTKKALEEVLGDFPVSSQRISHQEKG
- the LOC121388595 gene encoding vacuolar segregation protein PEP7-like isoform X2, whose amino-acid sequence is MGTFDQQTGDPKSLATYFSRIDILTAPQTEQEEPIKDITKRHWKPQESRSGCLNTTCRKQFSLIERPHHCRRCGEIFCSNCVKFRRKLNKLANPDPDGKTYKVCQKCYDEGRVTEGCIRNLTEEFRWLRAAGKNRHAVIAAGQRSAHWRERLNLEKEFQRLVDGFQTITSESEMKRTLQEVRSMVSVPEWQKSSVWIQEQLADSCQVCRSKFGVLRKKVCCKVCGIAVCKSCSSKDLLVFLPDNQDGEPHTSPKLAIIKIKGCPEVEPEISLYLRTCGECREKMIDKQIANLEKGDDDLQENDFLSKLNNVHHVFYKVEVHINKHLPEYQEIVDSLHDNSRGTNLQGSDVPPKSNMKTLAKSQEDLSDFLAQHVMTTQQLKRLKPQSSTQSKLMKNYIRSKCDFYLENMAVFRGGKRKLESTSPPEVLEFIQKIMDTNAIVSTHLYVRQLVYEALGLCAKFHLPEDIPKLLTPVEQVIENDVKTCVIRDGEDWEHHQETTQQLIKTQIKDHKLIRPSRTYLRKYGAQHADEIMRSRSQEVVTKVLLQLNMKSANRRFPSTKKALEEENAPR